GGAATCACTGGATACCTACATCGGCCAGGAATTGCAAAGCCGGTACCTGAATCCCCGATGGATAGACAAAATGCTGCAGGAAGGCTACGCCGGTGGCAGAATGATCAATAAAGTGGTTGCGAACGTATGGGGCTGGCAGGTCACCGTACCCGAAGCGATTGATGAAAATAACTGGCAGCAGTTATACAATACCTACATCAATACCCGGCGCAAAAAACAATTTGCTGAAGGGCATAATTTATATGCTTACCAGGTGATGATCTCCCGTATGCTGGAAGTAGTGCGGAAAGACTATTGGCACCCGGATCAGTCGGTGACTAAAAATCTCGTAACAGAATATATCCAGACCATGCGGGAAACCGGTCTGTCATGCAATGAAAATGTATGTGGTAATGAAGCTTTGTCAGCGTTTGTAAAAGGACAGATCACCAATCAGAAAGACCTGGATGATTTCAATAAAATTCAGCAGAAGAGCGAGCAGAAAGCACCAGCTACACAGTTACAGTTTCAGTCAGAAAAGCCGGGGTTATGACCCGGCTTTTTCTATAGATATCTGATGACCTTTACAAACCGTCCCATATAATACTTATCAAGTGTAGTCTCCGTAACACCATACGCCTTCCCTGACGTAGAATGAATAAACACAACACTGTCACCTACCTGCGTAATAATTCCCATATGCCCAACAGTACGAACTGTACTATCAGTGCCTGTAAATAAGATCAGATCTCCAGGTTGCGCCTCTGACAGTGCAACAGGCCTGCCTTCATTGGTAAATCCCACACTGCTTCGGGGTACATCGATCCTGAAATGATTAAACACATACGTAATAAATCCGGAGCAATCAACACCTACGCCGGGATCGGTCGAACCATATTTATAAGGGGTGCCTTTCAGCGTTTTGGCAAAGCGGAGAACCTTGTTCGTCAGGGTAGTAGTATCTACAGGTGCTACGATGAGCGTAGAATCAATGCCCCGTTCTATGGGTACATCATTACAGGCAAAAACTAAGGATAGCAATAAGGTATTCAACATAAGTATAACGGCAGGGCATACGGAGATTATCATCTGTATGCCACTGCTGTAAATATACTTATTTTTTATCATCTTCCTCATCTTCCTCCCCGTTATCAGGCAAATCGTTATGTGACGCCATTTCTTCTCCCACTTTGCGTACAAGCGTAGAGATCGGTCCGTCCATATGCTCCTCAGGATGGCCTCCCGTGGTTTCCGGATCGGGTTTTACTATTGGCTCGTCCTGTTTCTTTTTGGGATCTTGCTGTATCATTTCACATCGTTTTGTTTCAATGATTCAGGTAAAAAAATCATGCCTACATTTGCAGCTATGAAAAATGTACTGTTATTGCTCCTGTTATTCCACCAGGGGGTAAGCGCACAACTTATAAGGAAGGATAGCCTTCAGAGCTACAATAAGACCCTGAAACCCGGGGAAATGAAATCTGACCTGACCACTTTTCTTAACATCCGTAAAGCGGCTAATTCAGGCCTTTACCGGTATCGGTCCCAAAAGCAGATAGACAGCATTTATAAATGGGCATTTAAGGAAGTAAAAAAGCCCATGACAACACTGGAATTCTTCCATATTATCCTGCAACTCACAGATTTTGAAGGTAGTTGTCACAACTATACCGAACCCGGGTCAGCACTGGTGGAATATTTAAACCGCCAGAAAGCCTTCTTCCCTTATGCATTGAAATACATAGAAGGGAAAATAGTCTTCAATAACAGCGGTGAACAAATTCCTGTAGGCGCTGAAATATTGAGCATTAACGGTGTTCCTGCGCAACAACTGATGCAATCCTTCTACAAGTACTGCACTACAGATGGCTTTAATATCACTCAAAAACAATCCAATAGCGTAGATAGAAGTTATGGTATCAGGTACCTCTATGAATATGGTGTCAATGATAGCTTTAAAATAGCTTACCGTGCGCCGGGAAGTAATCAGTCCCAAACCATCACTGCTGCTGCCATCACAAACGATGAACGGAATGCGATGTTTCCAAAACGCTATAGCGCACCGGTAGATAGTATTACCGACTGGCGGGTACAGCCTTCTTATAGTTTTAAAATGGTCAATCCGAATACGGGTCTGTTCAATTTCCGCATATTCAATATGGCGGATGATGATATGGATCCCCGCTT
This Chitinophaga sancti DNA region includes the following protein-coding sequences:
- a CDS encoding C40 family peptidase — its product is MRKMIKNKYIYSSGIQMIISVCPAVILMLNTLLLSLVFACNDVPIERGIDSTLIVAPVDTTTLTNKVLRFAKTLKGTPYKYGSTDPGVGVDCSGFITYVFNHFRIDVPRSSVGFTNEGRPVALSEAQPGDLILFTGTDSTVRTVGHMGIITQVGDSVVFIHSTSGKAYGVTETTLDKYYMGRFVKVIRYL
- a CDS encoding S41 family peptidase; protein product: MPTFAAMKNVLLLLLLFHQGVSAQLIRKDSLQSYNKTLKPGEMKSDLTTFLNIRKAANSGLYRYRSQKQIDSIYKWAFKEVKKPMTTLEFFHIILQLTDFEGSCHNYTEPGSALVEYLNRQKAFFPYALKYIEGKIVFNNSGEQIPVGAEILSINGVPAQQLMQSFYKYCTTDGFNITQKQSNSVDRSYGIRYLYEYGVNDSFKIAYRAPGSNQSQTITAAAITNDERNAMFPKRYSAPVDSITDWRVQPSYSFKMVNPNTGLFNFRIFNMADDDMDPRFPGYVKYLDSVFRLLAQNNVPNLIIDLRGNPGGSDPTFEQPVMYLTDSNFKENAVAYSILGDGIPYEQYFWGTSTSHKMDSVEKVEGKKFLKDYFPVLINGRNMQNPKYNPVYHPKSPGYKGKLYMLIDENVASAGSHMASLVKAYARNVTVVGVETTGGYYYHNGHMSLVYELPNSKIKSKFSIVHVEQDAVVKPDQPEGRGIIPDYTVWPAFEGFMQNRDTQMEYVLKLINDGGI